In Anomalospiza imberbis isolate Cuckoo-Finch-1a 21T00152 chromosome 26, ASM3175350v1, whole genome shotgun sequence, the following proteins share a genomic window:
- the RPS10 gene encoding small ribosomal subunit protein eS10 → MLMPKKNRIAIYELLFKEGVMVAKKDVHMPKHPELVDKNVPNLHVMKAMQSLKSRGYVKEQFAWRHFYWYLTNEGIQYLRDYLHLPPEIVPATLRRSRPETGRPRPKGLEGERPARLTRGEADRDTYRRSAVPPGADKKAEAGAGAATEFQFRGGFGRGRGQPPQ, encoded by the exons ATGTTGATGCCCAAGAAGAACCGAATCGCCATCTACGAGCTGCTGTTCAAGGAGGGCGTGAtggtggccaagaaggacgTGCACATGCCCAAACACCCCGAGCTGGTGGACAAGAACGTGCCCAACCTGCACGTCATGAAAGCCATGCAg TCCCTCAAGTCCCGAGGGTACGTGAAGGAGCAGTTTGCCTGGAGACACTTCTACTGGTACCTGACCAACGAGGGCATCCAGTACCTGCGGGATTACCTGCACCTGCCCCCCGAGATCGTCCCGGCCACGCTGCGCCGGAGCCGCCCCGAGACCGGCAGACCCCGGCCCAAAG GTCTGGAGGGCGAGCGCCCGGCGCGGCTCACGCGGGGCGAGGCTGACCGGGACACGTACCGCCGCAGCGCCGTGCCAC ctgGTGCTGACAAGAAGGCTGAggctggtgctggagcagccaCGGAATTCCAGTTT AGAGGTGGATTCGGCCGTGGACGTGGTCAGCCCCCGCAGTAG
- the PACSIN1 gene encoding protein kinase C and casein kinase substrate in neurons protein 1: MSGSYDESASAAEETTDSFWEVGNYKRTVKRIDDGHRLCNDLMNCVHERAKIEKSYAQQLTDWSKRWRQLIEKGPQYGSLEKAWAAIMTEADKVSELHQEVKNSLLNDDFEKVKNWQKDAYHKQIMGGFKEAKEAEDGFRKAQKPWAKKLKELETAKKAYHLACKEEKLAMTREANSKADQSNTPEQQKKLQDKVEKCKQDVQKTQEKYEKVLDELNKCTPQYIESMEQVFEQCQQFEEKRLNFLKEMLLDIKRHLNLAESSSYANVYRELEQTIRMSDAQEDLRWFRSTSGPGMPMNWPQFEEWNPDLTHTITRKEKQKKGEGVALTNASSAGDTGAQAGERGSVSSHDRGQTYSAEWSDDEGSNSFNTSEANGGTNPFDEESAGKGVRVRALYDYDGQEQDELSFKAGDELTKLGEEDEQGWCKGRLDNGQLGLYPANYVEAI; this comes from the exons ATGTCGGGTTCCTATGACGAGTCGGCTTCCGCCGCCGAGGAAACAACCGACAGCTTCTGGGAG GTGGGGAACTACAAGCGCACGGTGAAGCGGATCGATGATGGACACCGGCTCTGCAATGACCTCATGAACTGCGTGCACGAGCGGGCCAAGATCGAGAAGTCCTACGCCCAGCAGCTCACCGACTGGTCCAAGCGGTGGAGGCAGCTCATCGAGAAAG GTCCCCAGTAtggcagcctggagaaggcatGGGCCGCGATCATGACGGAGGCGGATAAGGTGAGCGAGCTGCACCAGGAGGTGAAGAACAGCCTCCTGAATGACGACTTCGAGAAGGTCAAGAACTGGCAGAAGGACGCCTACCACAAGCAGATCATGGGGGGCTTCAAGGAGGCCAAGGAGGCTGAGGATGGCTTCCGGAAAGCCCAGAAGCCCTGGGCCAAGAAGCTCAAGGAG CTGGAGACAGCCAAGAAAGCCTATCACCTGGCGTGCAAGGAGGAGAAGCTGGCCATGACCCGCGAAGCCAACAGCAAGGCGGATCAGTCCAACACTcctgagcagcagaagaagctccAGGACAAAGTGGAAAAGTGCAAGCAAGACGTGCAGAAG ACTCAGGAGAAGTACGAGAAGGTGCTGGACGAGCTGAACAAGTGCACCCCGCAGTACATCGAGAGCATGGAGCAGGTCTTCGAGCAGTGCCAGCAGTTCGAGGAGAAGAGGCTCAACTTCCTCAAGGAAATGCTCCTGGACATCAAGAGGCACCTGAACCTGGCCGAGAGCAGCAG CTACGCCAACGTGTACCGGGAGCTGGAGCAGACCATCCGCATGTCGGACGCACAGGAGGACCTCCGGTGGTTCCGCAGCACCAGCGGCCCCGGGATGCCCATGAACTGGCCCCAGTTTGAG GAGTGGAACCCGGACCTGACGCACACGATAACAcggaaggagaagcagaagaagggcGAGGGGGTGGCCCTGACCAACGCCAGCAGCGCGGGCGACACGGGGGCTCAGGCGGGCGAGCGCGGGAG CGTGAGCAGCCACGACCGCGGGCAGACCTACAGCGCCGAGTGGTCCGATGACGAGGGCAGCAACTCCTTCAACACCAGCGAGGCCAACGGCGGCACCAACCCCTTCGACGAGGAGTCGGCGGGGAAGGGCGTGAGGGTGCGGGCTCTGTACGACTACGACGGGCAGGAGCAGGATGAGCTCAGCTTCAAAGCAG GTGATGAACTAACCAAACTCGGTGAGGAAGACGAGCAGGGGTGGTGCAAAGGGCGCTTGGACAAcgggcagctggggctgtaCCCCGCCAACTACGTGGAGGCAATCTAA
- the SPDEF gene encoding SAM pointed domain-containing Ets transcription factor, with protein MGSASPGLTTLPPGRLAWPDPTLLPPPRDPDPRSWGCPESPSPPSTPEQPLPAFCLHYFDMLYPEDTAWATKGAGEAAHSSAQGGRDEARKEPEQCPIIDSQGLGLGPEGDLQDSLHLEEHSLEQVQSMVVGEVLKDIETACKLLNIAADPMDWSPGNVQKWILWTEHQYRLPQIGKSFQELSGKDLCAMSEEQFCQRSPACGDILHAHLDIWKSAAWMKEKAAPGDVRYCGGDTSWADSEVDSSCAGQPIHLWQFLKELLLKPHNYGRFIRWLNKDKGIFKIEDSAQVARLWGIRKNRPAMNYDKLSRSIRQYYKKGIIRKPDISQRLVYQFVHPV; from the exons atgggcagtgccagccccggGCTGACCACTCTGCCCCCCGGCCGCCTCGCCTGGCCGGACCCCACGCTGCTGCCACCCCCGCGGGACCCCGACCCccggagctggggctgcccggagagccccagcccccccagcacccccgagcagcccctgccagccttCTGCCTGCACTACTTCGACATGCTCTACCCGGAGGACACGGCCTGGGCCACCAAGGGCGCCGGGGAAGCGGCCCACAGCAGCGCCCAGGGCGGGCGGGACGAGGCGCGGAAGGAGCCGGAGCAATGTCCCATCATCGACAGCcagggcctggggctggggcccgAGGGggacctgcaggacagcctGCACCTGGAGGAGCACTCGCTGGAGCAGGTGCAGAGCATGGTGGTGGGCGAGGTGCTGAAGGACATCGAGACAGCCTGCAAGCTCCTCAACATCGCCGCAG ACCCCATGGACTGGAGCCCCGGGAACGTGCAGAAGTGGATCCTGTGGACGGAGCACCAGTACCGGCTGCCGCAGATCGGGAAGTCCTTCCAGGAGCTGTCGGGCAAGGACCTGTGTGCCATGTCCGAGGAGCAGTTCTGCCAGCGCTCGCCCGCCTGCGGCGACATCCTGCACGCCCACCTCGACATCTGGAAGTCTG CCGCCTGGATGAAGGAGAAGGCTGCCCCGGGAGATGTGAGATACTGCG GAGGTGACACCAGCTGGGCCGACAGCGAGGTGGACTCGTCCTGCGCCGGCCAGCCCATCCACCTCTGGCAGTTCctcaaggagctgctgctgaaaccACACAACTACGGGCGCTTCATCCGCTGGCTCAACAAGGACAAAG GCATCTTCAAGATCGAGGACTCGGCGCAGGTGGCCCGGCTGTGGGGCATCCGCAAGAACCGCCCGGCCATGAACTACGACAAGCTGAGCCGCTCCATCCGGCAGTACTACAAGAAAGGAATCATCCGGAAGCCCGACATCTCCCAGCGCCTCGTCTACCAGTTCGTGCACCCGGTGTGA